A region of the Bryobacteraceae bacterium genome:
CGCTGAAGTGGGACGATCTGGCGAGCCGGGGTTACCGAATCCCGGAATCGCTGAGCAGGCTTGCGGCGGCAGGAGAGGGACGGAGTTCGCCCCAGCCACTGAAGCGGGAGCGTGAATAGGCGACCAAAGCCGAGCGTGCCCCTGTCTCCCGGGCGATCCCGTCGAGGCCGTCGGTCGCGAGCCTTGCGGGCGGGGTTTCCCGCCTTCCACCCGTGGCCCGTGGCGGCGGGCTGGGCTGGCGGGGCGGGCCGGGCGCCCGCCCCGCCGCGGTCATTGTTTGATGATGGTTCCATCGCGGCGGCGCACTTCGCCCCAACCGCCGTTCAACTGCTGCCGCTCGCCTTTTTCGCCGTAGCCGTAGGGGTATTTCTTTGCGGCGGCTTCATTGACCTCGATGCCCCAGCCGGGCGCTTCGTTCGCATAGAAATACCCATTCTTGAGAACCGGGCAGCCCTGGAAGACCTCGCGCACGGCTTCGGGGAAGAAGACGCTTTCCTGAATGCCGAAGTTGTAGCAGGCCAGGTCCAGCGTGATGTTGGCCATGTGGCCCACCGGGGAGACGTCGCCCGGCCCGTGCCAGGCCGTCTTGACGCCCATCAGTTCGGCCATGGCGGCGATCTTGCGGCAGGGGGTGAGGCCGCCGGCCTGGGAGACGTGGATGCGGAGGTAGTCGATCAGGCGGTCGCGGATGAGCGGCGTCCATTCGTGCGGACTGTTGAACAGCTCGCCCATGGCGATGGGAGTGGAGCACTGCTGGCGGATGATGCGGAACCACTCAATGTCTTCGGGCGAGAGCGGGTCTTCGAGGAAGAAGAGGCGGAAGCGCTCACACTCTTTGCAGAAGCGCACCGCCTGAATGGGAGAGATGCGTTCGTGAACATCGTGGAGGAGTTCGACCTCATCGCCGAGCTCCTTGCGCGCTGTCTCCAGCAGCCTGAGCGCACGGCGGAGATAATCCTCGGGTTCGAAGACGGGCGCATCATGCAGCTTTTCGACCTGCGCCGCGCCGCCGCCGGCGCCGTAGGCGGCCTGGCCGGGCACGCCCACCTGGACGCGGATGTGGCGGAAGCCCTGGGCCATCAGTCTGCGCGCGTTGTCGATCACTTCCGGGATCTCGCGGCCGCTGGCGTGGGCGTAGCAGTCGGCCGCTTCGCGGCACTTGCCGCCCAGCAACTGGTAGACGGGCATGCCGGCCATGCGGCCCTTGATGTCCCAGAGGGCCTGGTCAACGCCGCTG
Encoded here:
- a CDS encoding starvation-sensing protein RspA, whose protein sequence is MRRRHLLGALAATPLAAREIRAQEAAARATRGLPAPRIRDLQVIATAPQGLRLTVVKVLTDQDGLYGYGCATFTQRADLVVAAVERYLRPFCTGKPVDRIDDLWQAMYNSSYWRNGPVLNNAISGVDQALWDIKGRMAGMPVYQLLGGKCREAADCYAHASGREIPEVIDNARRLMAQGFRHIRVQVGVPGQAAYGAGGGAAQVEKLHDAPVFEPEDYLRRALRLLETARKELGDEVELLHDVHERISPIQAVRFCKECERFRLFFLEDPLSPEDIEWFRIIRQQCSTPIAMGELFNSPHEWTPLIRDRLIDYLRIHVSQAGGLTPCRKIAAMAELMGVKTAWHGPGDVSPVGHMANITLDLACYNFGIQESVFFPEAVREVFQGCPVLKNGYFYANEAPGWGIEVNEAAAKKYPYGYGEKGERQQLNGGWGEVRRRDGTIIKQ